One window of the bacterium genome contains the following:
- a CDS encoding polysaccharide biosynthesis tyrosine autokinase, producing the protein MSDLNDDKQGIDARAILQTVLMHKWIVLTVFIVFSGIVSYYSLSKPTLYRSSALLFFDNGLSNLAFANVPQQQKIALGSQDFGYYEVIITTDLFNQRFRKELERVVLSERNDAETVTALKSVSSSQVTLKPYKEVEQFIEISAVNYDSFLVKKMIEVTTDVLKSRVTELDREGLQRSIEFIDEQVEVTRNNLEKTEVELQALQKKTDVNIKQSEGPLAKVLLMKEKLAEFETQIQIRSSNINALNSQLDSIQRRLTGSSSYAAAESSEEKQIKLQIEQLTSQKAVLYEKLGSDAVENPEVQRIDRQIADLRSQYYTLLSSVKTGSDNTVSGDMSQVWKTIWDKKNTEEIELFLLKGQARLFSGLLTNFEKKNPNLLQDAIDISRLLRLKQVYEERLSSLIKQKESLSIQYYGSTGSLKIIDPAKEPIAIYNKVFTNIFVGTVLGLIIGIAIAVGLEFMDNRIKSIAAISSVTSIAVVGRIPPINVGDEDNAVQGLRKKINKIKTKDEEEDKNEIRRKAMISQFNPRSFVSERYRSLRTNIQFANIDSPIRSLLVASAGPGEGKTTTAVNLAISFADMGHRVCIVDTDLRKAKHHMLFDIQEQPGLTDIILGQTDLDTALQKTSINNLHSLTVGRDAKDHSEIFSSLRMNFMMNELEKKFDIVVYDTAPVMLLTDSVILASKVDAVLMVVKHAVTPKSQLQNAIHNLKGVRANIIGIVMNDYADERKNYYKYAYDGYYLSKSQRISTSEEGVKA; encoded by the coding sequence ATGAGTGACTTAAACGATGATAAACAAGGGATTGACGCGCGCGCGATCCTGCAAACTGTATTGATGCACAAGTGGATTGTACTTACAGTTTTCATCGTGTTCTCCGGTATAGTTTCGTATTACTCGTTGAGTAAACCGACCTTATATCGTTCTTCGGCACTGTTGTTTTTTGATAACGGGTTATCCAATCTGGCTTTTGCTAATGTTCCTCAACAGCAAAAAATAGCCTTAGGATCGCAGGATTTCGGTTATTATGAAGTTATCATAACAACGGATCTTTTTAATCAGCGGTTTCGTAAGGAACTCGAACGTGTCGTGTTGAGCGAACGTAATGATGCTGAAACGGTCACGGCGCTTAAAAGCGTATCCTCATCTCAGGTTACACTCAAGCCATATAAAGAAGTAGAGCAGTTCATCGAAATATCGGCGGTGAACTATGATTCGTTTTTGGTTAAAAAAATGATTGAAGTGACGACGGACGTTTTGAAATCGCGCGTGACGGAGCTGGATCGGGAAGGGCTTCAGCGGAGTATTGAATTCATTGACGAACAAGTGGAAGTGACTAGAAATAATCTTGAAAAAACGGAAGTGGAGCTTCAGGCCCTACAGAAAAAGACGGACGTTAATATCAAACAATCGGAAGGCCCTCTGGCTAAAGTGCTTCTCATGAAGGAAAAATTAGCGGAATTTGAAACGCAAATACAAATCCGCAGTTCTAATATTAACGCTCTCAACTCACAATTAGATTCGATCCAACGGCGTCTTACGGGTTCGTCCTCTTATGCGGCAGCCGAATCCTCAGAAGAAAAACAAATCAAGTTACAGATCGAACAGTTGACATCGCAAAAAGCGGTTTTATATGAAAAGCTTGGTTCGGATGCTGTAGAAAATCCCGAGGTACAGCGGATAGATCGTCAAATCGCTGACCTGCGTAGTCAGTATTACACGCTGCTGTCGTCCGTTAAAACCGGTTCGGACAATACGGTTAGTGGTGATATGAGCCAGGTGTGGAAGACGATATGGGATAAAAAAAATACGGAAGAGATTGAGCTTTTTTTACTCAAAGGTCAGGCACGGTTGTTTAGCGGGCTTTTGACTAACTTCGAAAAGAAAAACCCTAATCTGTTGCAAGATGCGATTGATATTTCCCGACTATTGCGGTTGAAACAAGTTTACGAAGAACGTTTGAGTTCACTGATAAAACAAAAAGAAAGTTTGTCGATTCAGTATTACGGTAGTACAGGGAGCCTGAAAATTATTGATCCCGCCAAGGAACCGATAGCGATCTATAATAAAGTGTTTACCAATATTTTCGTCGGAACCGTGCTGGGTTTAATTATAGGTATTGCCATTGCGGTGGGGTTAGAATTTATGGATAATCGAATCAAATCGATTGCAGCGATCAGTTCGGTTACATCGATCGCTGTTGTCGGACGTATACCTCCGATCAATGTAGGCGATGAAGATAATGCTGTACAGGGTTTGCGGAAAAAAATCAATAAAATCAAAACCAAAGATGAGGAAGAAGATAAGAATGAAATTCGTCGGAAAGCGATGATTTCACAGTTTAATCCGCGTTCGTTTGTATCGGAGCGTTACCGTTCGTTGCGTACAAATATTCAGTTTGCCAATATTGATTCGCCGATTCGCTCGTTGCTTGTGGCGAGTGCGGGTCCTGGAGAAGGTAAAACAACAACGGCGGTCAATTTGGCTATTTCGTTTGCGGATATGGGACATCGTGTGTGTATAGTGGATACGGATCTACGTAAGGCCAAGCATCATATGTTATTTGATATACAGGAGCAACCGGGTCTTACTGATATTATTTTAGGCCAAACGGATTTAGATACGGCACTTCAAAAAACATCGATTAACAACCTTCATTCACTTACCGTCGGTAGAGACGCTAAAGATCATTCAGAAATTTTCTCCAGCTTGCGTATGAATTTTATGATGAACGAATTAGAGAAAAAGTTTGATATCGTCGTATACGATACCGCGCCTGTAATGTTGTTGACGGATTCAGTTATTCTGGCTTCTAAAGTTGACGCGGTGCTTATGGTGGTCAAACATGCCGTAACGCCGAAGTCGCAACTCCAAAATGCTATTCACAATTTAAAAGGTGTTCGTGCCAACATCATCGGTATCGTGATGAATGATTACGCAGATGAGCGGAAGAATTATTATAAATATGCATACGACGGGTATTATCTTTCCAAGTCACAACGTATCAGCACGAGCGAAGAAGGTGTAAAAGCATGA
- a CDS encoding SLBB domain-containing protein: MKKNNFLKMFVTGLLMVISMSSSASQLYAQTKDSLKTDALSQIRADRKIRPGDILDVVVYGHDELPKQIKVEADGTIKYPFMKDIKVDGMSVEQLTNILSARLSQYIGGRAEVIVAYAKDEMIEVIVLGSVVQPGSHKIPRNHTIQGAIATAGGATVRSDLDRTKLIRINPETSLREEIEVPMVSIIVETGDIRKLPALRDGDVIFVPSIYGAVYANVLGAVGKPGNYELFPGANLVDVIFLAGGPKDDASIRTVKLIRRIGVAQTEEIVDVEAVLKAKGGSVPLVQPGDIVFVPAKKFTLKTIFQVLSYAATILTLIFLSKQAGLL; encoded by the coding sequence ATGAAGAAAAATAATTTTTTGAAAATGTTTGTCACCGGATTGCTGATGGTAATTTCCATGAGCAGTAGTGCGAGCCAGCTTTACGCACAAACAAAAGATTCGCTCAAAACGGATGCTTTATCGCAAATACGTGCTGATCGCAAAATCAGACCGGGTGATATTCTGGATGTCGTGGTCTACGGCCATGACGAATTACCTAAACAAATCAAAGTCGAAGCCGATGGTACCATCAAATATCCTTTCATGAAGGATATCAAAGTGGACGGTATGAGCGTCGAACAATTGACGAATATCTTATCGGCCCGACTTTCGCAATATATCGGCGGGCGCGCCGAAGTGATCGTGGCCTATGCTAAAGATGAAATGATCGAAGTGATTGTTCTCGGTTCAGTCGTTCAGCCGGGTTCGCATAAAATTCCCCGTAACCACACTATTCAAGGTGCTATTGCGACGGCGGGCGGCGCGACTGTGCGCAGTGATTTGGATCGAACGAAACTTATTCGTATCAACCCCGAAACAAGTTTGCGTGAAGAAATTGAAGTGCCCATGGTTTCCATCATAGTAGAAACCGGCGATATCAGGAAACTGCCTGCTTTGCGTGACGGTGATGTTATTTTTGTTCCGTCTATTTATGGTGCAGTATATGCTAATGTACTCGGTGCTGTGGGAAAACCCGGTAATTACGAATTATTTCCCGGTGCGAATCTGGTGGATGTGATTTTTTTGGCAGGCGGTCCCAAAGATGATGCTTCGATTCGCACTGTCAAATTGATACGTCGTATCGGCGTCGCGCAAACGGAAGAAATCGTCGATGTAGAAGCGGTTCTCAAGGCCAAAGGTGGTTCGGTTCCGCTCGTGCAACCCGGCGATATTGTATTTGTGCCGGCGAAAAAGTTTACGCTGAAAACGATATTTCAAGTGTTGAGTTACGCGGCGACGATCTTAACCTTGATTTTCCTTTCCAAACAAGCTGGTTTATTGTAA
- a CDS encoding flippase-like domain-containing protein produces MKKILFLLLNVLVSVFFVWLATRGIDWTQLGSSLTSISLTLVIFSVIINQFSLWLRAWRWKFLLAPLKDVPTLSLFSNVSIGFMINNILPFRLGEIARGYILKKEHQISFTASMATVVVERVIDVISLLTVFGVLVIIFPFPEWIKTAGIVVGAIDLAAIIFMILLVKNTEATCRLVQSMISVFPDSLKQRVDRLLRSFVSGITFTHALGTTVVIAVLSFLIWAVYTFSIWIMFKACNAPELAMLDLIDATIVMTFSSFAVMIPAAPGYVGTFHEVVKQSLMMFRVDREVALGFAIVIHAFNYAAQIVIGVGYWIKTNFSLKEALSNVHEEK; encoded by the coding sequence TTGAAAAAAATACTATTTCTTCTGCTTAATGTTTTGGTTAGTGTTTTTTTTGTATGGCTTGCGACACGCGGTATAGATTGGACACAACTGGGTTCCTCATTAACTTCGATCAGTCTGACGCTTGTGATTTTTTCAGTGATCATCAATCAATTTAGCTTATGGCTTCGTGCCTGGCGATGGAAGTTTTTATTGGCTCCTTTAAAAGACGTGCCGACGCTTAGTCTGTTTTCAAATGTCAGTATCGGATTTATGATCAACAACATTTTGCCGTTCCGTCTTGGAGAAATAGCGCGAGGTTATATTCTAAAAAAAGAACATCAGATTTCCTTTACGGCCTCGATGGCAACGGTGGTGGTGGAACGTGTCATTGATGTGATTTCGTTGTTGACGGTTTTTGGTGTACTGGTAATTATCTTTCCTTTTCCGGAATGGATCAAAACGGCCGGCATTGTTGTCGGTGCTATAGATTTAGCAGCTATTATTTTCATGATTCTGCTTGTAAAAAATACGGAAGCCACATGCCGCTTGGTGCAATCCATGATTTCAGTTTTTCCGGATAGTCTCAAGCAACGCGTAGATCGTCTTTTACGATCTTTTGTGTCGGGAATTACATTTACGCATGCTTTGGGTACAACCGTAGTCATTGCTGTGCTGAGTTTTTTGATCTGGGCTGTTTATACCTTCTCAATATGGATTATGTTCAAAGCATGCAATGCCCCTGAACTGGCGATGCTGGACCTTATTGATGCGACCATCGTGATGACTTTTTCTTCGTTTGCTGTGATGATTCCGGCGGCACCGGGTTATGTGGGTACATTTCATGAAGTCGTCAAGCAGAGTCTTATGATGTTTCGTGTAGATCGGGAGGTTGCGCTTGGATTTGCCATCGTCATACATGCTTTCAATTATGCCGCGCAGATAGTTATTGGTGTCGGATATTGGATTAAAACTAATTTTAGTCTCAAAGAGGCGTTATCGAATGTACATGAAGAAAAATAA
- a CDS encoding outer membrane lipoprotein carrier protein LolA has product MKYLIVSLIALSGVWAQGKPEDAQSVIRKVQNKYKKTDSFSFSFDYRFKWKLTGKSQSAQGKLFFKKENNIRYELGQQLNITNGESVWQYSEVNNQVIIDKLKKNSRSLFMPKYFLYDYLEKFIAEVIKTETINGRLVYVLKLDPRDRDDFVQSMKIWVPSDTWITQKIEYADLEGNQVTYEFTHVEIDQPMNMNLFTFTPETGMDVIDLR; this is encoded by the coding sequence TTGAAGTATTTGATCGTAAGTTTGATAGCTCTTTCCGGTGTTTGGGCCCAAGGTAAACCGGAAGACGCACAGTCGGTCATCCGTAAAGTGCAAAACAAGTATAAAAAAACGGACAGTTTTTCGTTTTCGTTTGATTACCGTTTCAAATGGAAACTGACCGGAAAAAGTCAGAGTGCTCAGGGTAAATTGTTCTTCAAAAAGGAAAACAATATTCGCTATGAGCTGGGTCAACAACTCAATATCACCAACGGGGAGTCGGTGTGGCAATATTCGGAAGTCAATAATCAGGTGATTATTGATAAACTGAAAAAGAACAGCCGTAGCCTGTTTATGCCCAAATATTTTTTGTATGATTATTTGGAAAAATTTATTGCCGAAGTCATCAAAACGGAAACGATCAACGGCCGATTGGTTTATGTGCTCAAGCTTGATCCGCGGGACCGTGATGATTTTGTGCAAAGCATGAAGATCTGGGTGCCTTCCGATACGTGGATCACCCAAAAAATAGAATACGCTGATTTGGAGGGTAATCAAGTTACATACGAGTTTACCCACGTCGAAATAGATCAGCCGATGAATATGAATCTTTTTACATTCACGCCGGAAACCGGTATGGATGTGATTGATTTGCGATGA
- a CDS encoding DNA translocase FtsK, with protein sequence MASKKKNNPKPKAAESPKGKIPQKPQPPKGLKLNLGIKLKEEIFGLLLMTVSLLSILSVVTHVANEQPGTIMELWRAGQLQNLLGPVGAMLSHYLVGYTFGYPFVAVPILFLVYGWLFFTHKSIFLVNQFAFYILTLMLIVSTWLAIPGALDHSENWNASGMLGGMLAHQLYTWLGGFGSVTIWVVFSLIWITMVTRVSIADLIPAIKNILFTSYRTTTGTISKFKSRQQELLEKESEVSEDEPDNVSEDAAEKPLIPEYLQKKTIKTSVSPTSAKTEKVNEPVKTEIPQVTTKQSTTIAPAIKEEKAPEELVAVQAKAEEPKRDAITGTDLGMDTQFVRDLKAIGHIDKKFSINRTKLEELSASAGHTDSHQDLPQEETTAPANTPVTESPKPRVVEPAKDLTIRPEDADLDMADADFKDLARSMFDAEHQHIEWEKEWVKEETAELERAKTRLDMKPARKPKTQTVKIEDIVETQEAPKEDIHTIVSDSTDASQLSSNDVNPVTQEEPQPEVTLPETAQEAEALAASVKAVKKEAPKPEPAIDFDKENSQARKKYKFPSIDLLEPTQSLEKLTPEEIGYLNTKVEQIIAKLAEFGIATKVVATEYGGPVVAIYQLELPSGLKISKITGLEDELALSLKVKSVRMVPVTSKGTIQVEIPKLKAEPVMIRSLFEDPSFRDAKNKYKLGLALGKTIDGHIHFEDLAKMPHLLIAGTTGAGKSVGINSIITSLLYQFDPSEVKFIMVDPKKVELALYRRLKNHHLISLRNHRGEVIEDVITKPENAKLILKALVEEMEERYEKLAEANVRNLEDYNKRWKEGRMPHDGKYQHYKLEYIVAIIDELADLMMTAPREIETSITRLAQMARAVGIHLIVATQRPSVDVLTGLIKANFPARIAYAVRSKIDSRTILDMGGAEQLLGKGDMLFMPPGQVPIRIQNAFTSTQETETIVDFINRMQAFPRRDFMVKEEPREENEGGEVDSSGFDELFNQAMEIVVKHNQGSASLLQRRLSVGYARAARLIDQLERAGIVSAPDGAKPRQVLITEDQMAMYMN encoded by the coding sequence ATGGCGTCAAAGAAAAAAAATAATCCCAAACCCAAAGCGGCCGAATCGCCGAAAGGTAAGATACCTCAAAAGCCGCAGCCGCCAAAGGGGCTGAAACTCAATCTTGGCATCAAACTCAAAGAAGAAATCTTTGGTTTGCTGCTGATGACCGTGAGTTTATTGTCTATTTTGTCGGTTGTGACGCATGTTGCTAATGAACAACCCGGCACGATCATGGAGCTTTGGAGGGCTGGGCAATTGCAAAACCTGCTCGGTCCGGTCGGTGCGATGTTATCTCATTATTTGGTAGGTTATACCTTCGGTTACCCCTTTGTTGCAGTACCGATTTTATTTTTGGTATATGGTTGGCTCTTCTTTACGCACAAAAGCATTTTTCTCGTCAATCAGTTTGCGTTTTATATCCTCACGCTGATGTTGATTGTTTCAACGTGGCTGGCGATACCGGGTGCGTTGGATCATTCCGAAAACTGGAATGCGAGCGGCATGTTGGGCGGTATGCTCGCGCATCAGCTGTACACGTGGCTTGGCGGCTTTGGCAGCGTGACGATCTGGGTTGTTTTTTCGCTCATCTGGATTACGATGGTTACCCGCGTGAGTATCGCCGATCTTATCCCTGCGATCAAAAATATTCTTTTCACATCGTATCGCACGACGACCGGCACGATTTCCAAATTCAAATCCCGTCAGCAGGAGTTGTTGGAAAAAGAGAGTGAAGTTTCTGAGGATGAGCCTGACAATGTCAGTGAAGATGCTGCTGAAAAACCGCTAATCCCTGAGTACTTGCAGAAAAAAACCATTAAAACGTCAGTATCCCCGACGTCTGCAAAAACTGAAAAAGTTAACGAACCGGTAAAAACAGAAATTCCTCAGGTCACAACGAAACAAAGTACGACGATTGCCCCGGCGATCAAGGAAGAAAAAGCACCGGAAGAATTGGTCGCCGTGCAGGCTAAAGCAGAGGAGCCTAAACGCGATGCAATCACGGGAACAGATTTAGGGATGGATACGCAGTTTGTCCGAGATCTCAAAGCGATCGGACATATTGATAAAAAATTCTCGATTAATCGCACCAAGCTGGAAGAACTTTCAGCATCCGCAGGTCATACCGATTCCCATCAGGATTTGCCTCAGGAAGAAACGACGGCGCCCGCAAATACACCTGTTACTGAGAGCCCGAAACCGCGTGTGGTCGAACCAGCAAAAGATTTGACGATAAGACCGGAAGATGCCGATCTTGATATGGCGGATGCCGACTTCAAAGACCTTGCCCGCAGTATGTTTGATGCGGAGCATCAACATATTGAGTGGGAGAAAGAATGGGTCAAAGAAGAAACAGCCGAGCTTGAACGTGCAAAAACGCGTCTTGATATGAAGCCGGCGCGTAAACCGAAAACACAAACGGTAAAAATCGAAGATATTGTCGAAACCCAAGAAGCGCCAAAAGAAGATATTCATACGATCGTGTCGGACAGTACGGATGCATCACAACTATCATCGAACGATGTTAATCCCGTAACGCAGGAAGAGCCGCAACCGGAAGTGACTCTTCCCGAAACAGCACAAGAAGCGGAGGCTTTGGCGGCGTCGGTCAAAGCCGTAAAAAAGGAAGCGCCGAAACCCGAACCCGCGATTGATTTTGATAAAGAAAATTCACAAGCGCGAAAAAAATATAAGTTTCCTTCTATTGATTTGCTGGAGCCTACGCAGTCACTTGAAAAATTAACTCCGGAAGAAATCGGCTACCTTAATACAAAAGTTGAACAGATCATCGCCAAGCTGGCTGAGTTTGGCATTGCAACCAAAGTGGTGGCTACGGAATACGGTGGACCGGTGGTAGCTATTTATCAACTGGAATTACCGTCGGGATTAAAAATTTCCAAAATCACGGGCTTAGAAGACGAACTTGCACTGTCCCTCAAAGTCAAATCCGTGCGTATGGTACCGGTTACCAGCAAAGGCACGATACAAGTCGAGATACCAAAACTCAAAGCCGAGCCTGTGATGATTCGCAGTCTTTTTGAAGATCCGTCATTTCGCGATGCGAAAAACAAATACAAACTGGGTTTGGCATTGGGGAAAACGATAGACGGTCATATTCATTTCGAAGATCTCGCCAAAATGCCACACTTGCTGATCGCCGGTACGACGGGTGCCGGTAAATCGGTAGGTATCAATTCGATCATCACCAGTCTTCTGTATCAGTTCGATCCGTCGGAAGTGAAGTTTATCATGGTGGATCCCAAGAAGGTCGAATTGGCGTTATATCGCAGGTTAAAAAATCATCATTTGATTTCCCTGCGCAATCATCGCGGTGAAGTAATTGAAGACGTCATCACAAAACCGGAAAACGCGAAGCTTATTCTCAAAGCGCTTGTCGAAGAAATGGAAGAGCGTTATGAAAAATTGGCGGAGGCCAATGTGCGTAATTTGGAAGATTATAATAAGCGTTGGAAAGAAGGTCGGATGCCGCACGATGGCAAATATCAGCATTACAAATTGGAATACATCGTTGCGATCATTGATGAGCTTGCCGATCTCATGATGACGGCGCCGCGCGAAATAGAAACATCCATAACGCGCCTTGCACAGATGGCGCGTGCTGTCGGTATTCACCTGATTGTCGCCACACAACGTCCTTCGGTAGATGTTTTGACCGGCTTGATCAAAGCCAATTTTCCGGCGCGTATAGCATACGCAGTGCGTTCCAAGATTGATTCGCGAACCATCCTGGACATGGGCGGCGCGGAGCAGTTACTCGGCAAAGGCGACATGCTTTTTATGCCGCCGGGGCAAGTGCCGATACGTATCCAAAACGCGTTTACTTCGACGCAGGAAACGGAAACCATCGTTGATTTTATAAACCGCATGCAGGCATTCCCGCGTCGTGATTTTATGGTGAAAGAAGAACCGCGTGAAGAGAACGAAGGCGGTGAGGTGGATTCGTCGGGATTTGATGAACTTTTTAATCAGGCGATGGAGATCGTCGTCAAACACAATCAAGGTTCAGCTTCGCTTTTGCAGCGCCGTCTATCTGTCGGCTACGCCCGTGCGGCAAGGCTTATTGATCAACTGGAACGTGCGGGTATCGTAAGCGCACCTGATGGAGCCAAACCGCGCCAGGTGCTTATTACCGAAGATCAGATGGCGATGTATATGAATTAG
- the gcvT gene encoding glycine cleavage system aminomethyltransferase GcvT: MSTSTNPQKTPFYDKHIAAGAKMADFAGYYMPIRYDGDIVEHQRVRTAVGVFDVSHMAEFMVTGEGAADFVQKITVNDVSKMADTQAQYSAMCKPDGGIVDDLIVYKYNDKKFMLVVNASNMEKDFNWVKSHCPSHLQLENISDDIALLAIQGPHAKEVVQSLTKTNLSDIKFYWFREGEVDGVPMTISRTGYTGEKGFELYFNTKFADQIWNAVMKAGEKYNIGLAGLGARDTLRLEMNYRLYGNDIDETTNPLEASLGWITKLNKGEFIGREALQKIKADGVKRKLVGLEVEGKIPARHGYDIMSDGRKVGVVTSGTFSPSLQRAIAVGYVETALAKDGTMLKINARGRELNAKVSPTPFYNGDPSSDF; the protein is encoded by the coding sequence TTGAGTACTTCAACTAACCCCCAAAAAACACCGTTCTACGATAAACATATCGCAGCCGGTGCTAAAATGGCCGATTTTGCAGGCTATTATATGCCGATTCGTTATGACGGCGATATCGTCGAACATCAACGCGTCCGGACAGCCGTCGGTGTATTTGATGTGTCACACATGGCCGAATTTATGGTAACCGGCGAAGGCGCGGCAGATTTTGTACAAAAAATTACGGTCAATGATGTTTCTAAAATGGCCGATACGCAGGCACAGTATTCCGCGATGTGCAAACCCGACGGCGGTATTGTGGACGATCTGATCGTGTACAAATACAACGATAAAAAATTTATGCTTGTCGTCAACGCATCCAATATGGAAAAAGATTTTAATTGGGTAAAATCGCATTGCCCTTCTCATCTCCAATTGGAAAATATCAGCGACGATATTGCGTTGCTTGCGATTCAGGGACCCCACGCAAAAGAAGTCGTACAGTCGCTGACAAAAACCAATCTGTCGGACATCAAATTTTATTGGTTCCGCGAGGGCGAAGTGGACGGCGTGCCGATGACAATTTCACGTACCGGATATACCGGAGAGAAAGGTTTTGAACTGTATTTCAATACGAAGTTTGCCGATCAGATATGGAATGCGGTGATGAAAGCCGGTGAAAAATACAATATCGGTTTAGCCGGTCTTGGTGCGCGGGATACGCTGCGTTTGGAGATGAATTACCGCTTGTATGGCAACGATATTGATGAAACGACAAACCCGCTTGAGGCTTCGCTCGGCTGGATCACCAAACTGAATAAAGGCGAGTTTATCGGGCGCGAAGCATTACAAAAAATAAAAGCCGATGGCGTTAAGAGGAAATTAGTCGGTCTTGAAGTCGAAGGAAAAATACCGGCGCGTCACGGTTACGACATCATGTCGGACGGACGAAAAGTCGGCGTAGTGACTAGCGGTACATTTTCGCCGAGTTTACAACGTGCGATTGCCGTGGGGTACGTAGAGACGGCATTGGCAAAAGACGGTACGATGCTCAAGATCAATGCACGCGGCCGTGAGCTTAACGCTAAAGTATCGCCGACGCCGTTTTATAACGGGGATCCCAGTTCGGATTTCTAG
- a CDS encoding pyridoxal phosphate-dependent aminotransferase: protein MSRLGTETAFEVLVKAKALEAQGKHIVHLEIGEPDFDTPTNISEAAIKALREGWTHYGPSPGLPDLRKAIADYVSQTRHIEAHPDEVVVTPGGKPIIFFPIMALIDPGDEVIYPNPGFPIYESMINFVGGKAVPLHISEEKNFTFDVNELKEKISPKTKLVIINSPANPTGGVFSKKDIEDIAAIVKQYNCYVMSDEIYSRIMYGYEHYSIASLPGMKERTIILDGFSKTYAMTGWRAGFGVMPKDLAAMVSKLQTNSNSCTNSFVQKACIEALQGPQDSVNAMVTEFEKRRDFIVDGLNAIKGFSCKKPLGAFYVFPNIIKTGLDSRKLADYLLNEAGVAALSGTAFGSFGEGYLRFSYANSLDNIKLALERIDKAMKKL, encoded by the coding sequence ATGAGTCGTTTGGGAACCGAAACGGCTTTTGAAGTGCTCGTAAAAGCCAAGGCTTTGGAGGCGCAAGGAAAACACATCGTACATTTGGAAATCGGCGAACCGGATTTTGACACGCCGACCAATATTTCCGAAGCGGCGATAAAAGCGCTACGTGAAGGATGGACGCATTATGGGCCGTCACCCGGTTTGCCCGATTTGCGCAAAGCGATTGCCGATTATGTTTCCCAAACCCGTCATATCGAAGCCCATCCGGACGAAGTGGTCGTCACGCCCGGCGGTAAACCGATCATATTTTTCCCCATCATGGCCTTGATTGACCCGGGCGATGAAGTGATTTATCCTAATCCCGGTTTTCCGATTTATGAGTCCATGATCAATTTTGTCGGCGGTAAAGCCGTGCCGCTGCACATCAGCGAAGAAAAAAATTTTACCTTTGATGTGAACGAACTGAAGGAAAAAATTTCGCCTAAAACCAAACTTGTGATTATCAATTCGCCGGCCAATCCGACCGGCGGGGTGTTTAGCAAAAAAGATATCGAAGATATAGCGGCGATCGTCAAACAATATAATTGTTACGTGATGTCCGATGAAATTTATTCACGCATCATGTACGGGTACGAACATTATTCCATAGCCAGTCTTCCGGGCATGAAAGAACGCACGATTATTTTGGACGGATTTTCCAAAACGTATGCCATGACCGGATGGCGCGCCGGTTTTGGTGTGATGCCCAAAGATCTCGCAGCAATGGTTTCCAAACTGCAAACCAACAGTAATTCGTGTACGAATAGTTTTGTACAAAAAGCATGCATCGAAGCGTTGCAGGGGCCGCAAGACAGCGTGAATGCGATGGTCACCGAATTTGAAAAACGCCGCGATTTTATCGTGGACGGACTCAATGCGATCAAGGGTTTTTCCTGCAAAAAACCGTTGGGTGCGTTTTATGTATTTCCCAATATCATCAAAACCGGTTTGGATTCGCGTAAACTCGCGGATTATCTGCTCAATGAAGCCGGTGTCGCAGCTTTATCCGGGACAGCATTCGGCAGTTTCGGTGAAGGGTATCTCCGGTTTTCTTATGCCAATTCGCTCGATAATATCAAATTGGCACTGGAACGAATTGATAAAGCGATGAAGAAATTGTAA